In the genome of Rhinopithecus roxellana isolate Shanxi Qingling chromosome 14, ASM756505v1, whole genome shotgun sequence, the window ctctgttagaagtctcaaaataaaaacatgcctTAAAATCCCctacctcaaaataaaacaaaaacacttcttGTGATCCCATGTAACTCTAATTCCTGTTCCCCATCTCCAGTCTCCTTGGTAGTAAATTTGTTCAAAGTGTTGAACCTACGTTGCTGTCTATCCTTTCTTACCTCCTTTTCTCTACTCAGTCTAATCTAATCAGGCTCAGGAACCCAGCATTCCAGAGATTGAAACCAGGAAGAACATCTATGCTATCAAAtccaattattcttttttctcattttacttgaCCTCTCAGAAGTGCAGGGTTGATCCCATACTCCTTAAAGCATTCTTCTTTTGGCTTGCGCAACgcattttcttggttttcttccttcctaaagGCTGCTTTTCAAATCTCCTTTGTTTTCACTCAACGTTTGGGTGTCCCAGGGCTCTGCCCTGGGCCTATTTCTTTGATATATGCTCTTCCTCTAGCTGACCTTATTTAATACCAAAACCTCAAACGTTACTCATGTGTTCATAACTGAAACTTTCAGTGTTTCTCCTGAAATGCCAGGCTTGTCCAGCTAACTGCCTACATGACATTTCCATATGGTTATCTAGTAAGCAATTCAAATAAAATGTCCAAAACAGAACCCTTGGTTCCCTTTTCAGCTTCCTATTTCAGTAAAAGGAACTGCCTTTCACTAACTGCTCAAGGCAAAAATATGAGCTTCCCTAactgttttttctccttcattccatCACATCCAATCTGCTGAACTGGATGTCTTACAGAATCTACCTACAAAATATAACAGAATCTATCCATTCTATCATCACGGTCACACTGCTACATGTTAATCAACACCAACTCTAGCAAGTGCTCTCATAACAGACTCCTGGTTGGTCTCCCTGTACTACTCTTGTCCCCCTAAAAATCCATTCTCAGAGAAGCCaaatataaatgagataatttcaTTCCCTTTCCCTTTAGTAGCTTCCCATCATATTTAAATCTAAGATTTGGGCCTTTAAAAGTCTTGCACAAACTAACTTCTGCTAATCTTTCTCATCTCAACTTTATCTCCCCTCCCCTACACCAGCCACACTATGCATAATTCAGCTCCTCAAATAGACCTAGGTTGACTCCCACCTTAAAGTCTTTGAACTTGCTGTTCCCTATGCTAGAGTGCTCTTCCCCTAATCATGGAATAGCTCAGCCCTCaatttacatgttctcacttcagAAAGGCATTTCGTTAACACCCAATATCACTACAAGAAGCAGGTGCCTTGTCTTTTTACCATCCTATAACCAATGTCTagaactactgtgcctggctccatTACAGGCACTCAATGAACAAATAAATCCCCATAGAAGCCTTATTATCATAACTCGCTAAGTGACACAACAGCAACATTAGAAAGAAATCTTTctcaaggacacacagctggtaaatggtGAGTCTATTTCCTTGATTCAAAAGGATCTTACATGATAAAAGGGACACACCAGTGATCACAAATTACAGCTGTACTATACATGTATGAAGTAGTAAATAGTTTGGTGGGAAATGAAATACAAGACACATTACTAAAAATTTACAAAGACTAATGCTCTTTAATGCTTCTGCTGAGTCTTCAAAAATTAAGACACTTGTTAACAAGTCTAAATTCGACAATCTATAAATTACAAATTTGTTAAccaaaatgcatatatatatatatgcatctctTAGAAAAAATTGTGAAAACACAAAAGGGTAAATCTTACCAGAATTAATTTTGGCCTGTAACCACTTTTTCATACACTCTTGGTGGACATACTGCAAACTTCCTGTACACTTGCATGGCTCTATCAGCAAATTAGATGATGATGCAGCTGCCATTTGACAAATTCTACATAAgtcaccttcttcttcttctgagtcctctaaAAGGAGGCTGGAAAAGAAGGCACATTTCCCAAAGCTATCATAACTCATCCTGGTTGGTGACTTCAGTCATATATAATCacaagctttcttttttgttatttctaccCACACTGTCTCTgggtggaaaaaaacaaatagtaaaaacaacaaaacaacaataattatATTCATCAGCAACCCTCTGATTGAAAATGAAAAACCCTCTCATTGAGAATAAAAATcgtaacaaatattttaaaggtaagtAAAATAGGCTAACctatcatttattttcaaatgatttaaGTAATTTTGTCATTAGCAAATGACAGTTTAAGATCTATATTTTTCTCAATGACTTTATAAGTACTTCTAAGAGACTTTAATTTCTGCAGTATTCCAGACTACTTCAAGTCCAACAGTATAAAGGTAAGATAAACTTACCACTTTTACCCCTTGGCTCCCCTCAAATTTTAGGGCTATTTCCATGAATTAAACACATACTGGCTTGTAGATTCTCATTTACATGTTATCAGAACCACGTTTAAACTGATAAACTTttgtattacagaaaaaaatttaaaagtatgctTTAAAATTCTCCATCTGCCCCCTCCCTGCAGCAATCTTATAAAAGTTTCCATTAACCTATGTTAATCTATTTAACAGGCCACTGTGTACTGCTTGATACATAAATGCGGAACAATAGTTTTATATAATAAGGTAAGTAATTGTTAAAATCCCTACTGCGTTAGTCCACTGTTGGCATGAAACAGGTACATAGTAAACTGGTAATACAGAATGCTGAACTGTTACTGAAATACAACCCGGAATATATGGATACCTAAATGAACTTAGCAAAAGATTTGTGGAAAGAGATGGATATACAACTGCTAGAAGACTTTCATGCCCTGGGTTAATCAGACATAACCTCaaccataaattatttttaaagactgaacatggtatttcattttacctttaaatttaactttcttcCCTTCATAGTTTCAACTATTTACTTGGTGGATTCAATTTTTTTGTACCATTTTTAATTGCAGAATGTCTTAAAATCCTTAGGTATGAGGAAAGATGTAATACAGGaatgcaaacatacacacacatactctctctggcaaaataaccaacaaatgctgtttttaaaattaaccagATAGAGTGGTGCTAGCTCAATCATTTCTCTCTGAAGATGACTAAAGTAATGCTTTGCTTTCTGCCTACACTACTGTACTTAAATTAACCTAACCTTGAAGGCTGAAAATATGTTACTACATCCCTTAGCAGACAGCAGACAGCCTGCAGTTGGAGGAAGCTGCTATAATAAGCAAACATTAAAGCAAACACTACCAGGGTAGAGTAAATCTCtttctacaaaaaaaggaaaaatagcaaGTTTAAAAGCAGGAAAATAACAGTCACATGGCAAAATCTgtcctataaaattaaaaataaggagtATGGTAGCCCAATGCCCAGCATCTCAGAAAGTGTgcagattttcctttatcacctgaGTTggatttgaaagtattttcttattaaagtacaacaaaaatctaaaaataacacTAACAATTATGCTTCCCAACAATTCTACTAGGcctttgtgaaaaagaaaaaaaaaaatcccacattaCCTTTATATAAGTCTTCTTCCTCAAAGTGTACTTCAAATAAACtactttatctcattttaataactattttaataCTAAGTAATTAGACTAGGATGACTAAATTAAGAGTCAGGCTGGGACTAAGATCTctggtttttttgtcttttcactcttaCCAGTGTTCAACTCTATAAAGATTTCTTTGTATAAAAAGATTCTATGCTCTGcatttaaaccattcttttttttgagacagagtcttgctctgtcgcctggctggagtgcagtggcgcaatctcagctcaccgcaacctccacatcctgggttcaagcaattctcctgcctcaccctcctgagtagctgggactacaggcgcatgccaccacacccagctaatgtttgtatttttttttttttttttttttttttttgagatggagtcttgctctgtcgcccaggctggaatgcggtggcgtgatcttggctcactgcaagctctgcctcccgggttcaggccattctcctgcctcagcctccagagtagctgggactacaggcgcccgccaccgcgcccagctaattttttgtatttttacaaatacaaaaaaaaagagacggggtttcaccatggtctccatctcctgaccttgtgatccacccacctcagcctcccaaagtgctgggattataggcgtgagccactgcgctcggccatgtttgtatttttaatagagacagggtttcaccatgtaggccaggatggtctcgatctcctggccttgtgatccgcccgccttggcctcccaaagtgctgggattacagcgtgagccactgcgcccagcctaaactgGTATTTCTGTTAAATAATACTAAATTCTAaagaattggctgggcatggtggctcatgcctgtaatttcagcacttttggaggttgaagcatgaggactgcttgaagccaggagttcgagaccagcctgggaaacaaaggaagaccctgtctctacaaaaaatttaaagaaagataatattcaggttggccgggcgcggtggctcaagcctgtaatcccagcactttgggaggccgagacgggcggatcacgaggtcaggagatcgagaccatcctggctaatacggtgaaaccccgtctctactaaaaaatacaaaaaactagctgggcgaggtggcgggcgcctgtagtcccagctactcgggaggctgaggcaggagaatggcgtgaacccgggaggcggagcttgcagtgagctgagatccggccactgcgctccagcctgggccacagagccagactccgtctcaaaaaaaaaaaaaaaaaaaaaaaaaaaaaaaaaaaagataatattcagTATATACTTGAACTTCaaacacaaaatcaaaattattttgtgcATCAAATTTTACTTTGTGAATCAAAGTAAATTTTGTGCatcaaattccaaaaaaaaaatttgcagtgagaaatgtaaataaatggtTAGTTAATAAATCATCTTAATAAAGGCTAAGGCGGATTTATTGGTAATCCATGGTCATTCAGTTCCTCTTACAGTCATTCAGTTCCTCTTACTAACCCCATTTAGCATTAGTCTACCAAGGAATTGGGTAAGAGATTAAggtttttgtctttgtgtgtatatgtattccAACCTGGTTAAAATAACCTTTGGATTACTTTCTGACACAATTCACACCCCTCCACCATGGCCTATCCTCAGTTATTAATTCTTATCTATTTACCTATGAGTGAGACATCTTACTGGATGTAAATGTTAAGGGAAGAAATTTcaggctggaagcagtggctcatgcctgtaattccagtactttgagaggtggaggcaggtagatcacctgaggtcaggagttcgaggtcagcctggccaatgtggtgaaaccctgcttctactaaaaatacaaaaattagccaggcgtggtggcgggtgcctgtaatcccagctacttgggaggctgaggcaggagaattgcttgaaccagggaggcggaggctgcagggagccaagattgtgccactgcactccaacctgggcaagagagtgagactccatctcaaaaattaaaaaaaataatgggagggagggagggaaaagaaatgaaacttcaAATATCAATTTTATAAGAAGCCAATTTAGAAATGAAGCGTTctaggctaggcacggtggctcacgcctgtaatcccagcactttgggaggccgaggcgggtggatcacctaaggtcaggagcttgagaccagcctgatcaatatggtaaaacccctaCTAAAAAttcgaaaattagctgggcatggtggagtgtgcctgtaatcccagctacttgggaggctgagacaggagaactgcttgaatccgggaggccaaggctgtagtgagccaagattgtgccattgcactccagcctgggtgacagagtgagactccgtctcaaaaaaaaaaaaaaaaaaaaaatgaagagttctttctctatttttgatTTATAGGTTTAAGACAGGTATTCGAATTTacctctcttttattttctgcaatCTTTCTGGATCTCTTGAAGGCGCATTTTTAGTTTTATCACTTTTACCATCAGCTGAATTCCAACCTGAAGGAATAATATCTACTGTGATCATGACATTGTCGGTCAAATTACTACCAAGTGCTGGGGGGACTGCAAACCGGAATAAGGAACCAGGAAGAATCCCTGCTATTCCTGTATTTCTTCCACCTTGAGCCGAATCTGATGTAGAGCCACCTGTTGTGGCACTGCTTGATGCTGCAGATGCTTGTGGTCTGTTGGCAGCTGCTCCAAGAGGATCATTCTGTGCTTCAAGGTGAACCACTTCATTTgattctcttctaaaaatatgagATCTAGATGATGTATCAGAGGTAGATATCCTTGAAGATTCATCTCTTCCCTCTCGCCTCCTTCTAGAGAACAAAGGTGTGCATCTATTTCTAAGTGAGGAAGATAACCATGGTCCTGTATTTCTACCTTCGGATTCTTGGTTAAAATTTTCTGAATCTGACTCAGAGCTATGATTGTGGCTAAGAGATGACAAACCCCATCTTCGCCTAAGAAATCGAAATCCCTGAGAAGCTTCAGATGCCCTATTATCGGGAACTTCAGAAGTTGATGGTACATTACTACGGGACTGTGAAGCTGTCAAGATTCTTGGAGAAACGTAAGAATTTTCAGAATTCAGTGATCTTGTATTCAAGGAATCCTGAGTAGATCTTCGTGAAAAAAAAGTAGATGACATGCTAGAAGCTATGCGCGACAGCAATCTCCTGGTTGTCCGCCTACCTTCATTGTCAGAAGTTTCTTGAAATGGTCTTTGAGATGAAACAACCCTTTCTGAATTGCTTATGATTGGGGTTTCATCTCTACTTGAACTGTAAGAAAATCCAGGCTGTGCACTGCTTTGGGAAGATTCTGATTCTCTTGATGAAAAATTTGATCTTAAAGAATTTCTGGAGTCCCTAGAACTCAGTAGGGTCTGATGTTCAGAAGGCAATTGGTGGTTTGTGGATGATGTATTCAACTGTAAAGTGCTCATTGAGTTTTCTTTTGGTCTTGCTCCTTGTGAATATGAAGGAACTCTGTCTTGAACATCTATTTTTGAAAGGAAGTAAAGATAACcaattacatgaaataatttgagcattattatttgcatttattatgCTGAGTGCCAAAACAAAGCGCTGGATTCAAACTGATTACTGTTATATTGTAACTACAGAGTTTACTGTTATTAtagaaaaaacataaacatatttctttctattcctactGGTAAAATCCAGTACTGCCGTGTAAAGTCaacattacaaatatataaaaaaggaatGTATTATGAGCTTAcgaaaattttgataaaattaaaacagCTGAATTTATTGATCAG includes:
- the MARCHF7 gene encoding E3 ubiquitin-protein ligase MARCH7 isoform X1; translated protein: MESKPSRIPRRISVQPSSSLSTRMMSGSRGSSLNDTYHSGDSSFRLDSEYQSTSASASASPFQSAWYSESEITQGARSRSQNQQRDHDSKRPKLSCTNCTTSAGRNVGNGLNTLSDSSWRRSQVPRSSSVVLGSFGTDLMRERRDLERRTDSSISNLMDYSHRSGDFTTSSYVQDRVPSYSQGARPKENSMSTLQLNTSSTNHQLPSEHQTLLSSRDSRNSLRSNFSSRESESSQSSAQPGFSYSSSRDETPIISNSERVVSSQRPFQETSDNEGRRTTRRLLSRIASSMSSTFFSRRSTQDSLNTRSLNSENSYVSPRILTASQSRSNVPSTSEVPDNRASEASQGFRFLRRRWGLSSLSHNHSSESDSENFNQESEGRNTGPWLSSSLRNRCTPLFSRRRREGRDESSRISTSDTSSRSHIFRRESNEVVHLEAQNDPLGAAANRPQASAASSSATTGGSTSDSAQGGRNTGIAGILPGSLFRFAVPPALGSNLTDNVMITVDIIPSGWNSADGKSDKTKNAPSRDPERLQKIKESLLLEDSEEEEGDLCRICQMAAASSSNLLIEPCKCTGSLQYVHQECMKKWLQAKINSGSSLEAVTTCELCKEKLELNLEDFDIHELHRAHANEQAEYEFISSGLYLVVLLHLCEQSFSDMMGNTNEPSTRVRFINLARTLQAHMEDLESRWNFPSPDLLNLLLQIKPKAKPKYIFCSAKLELIYRLNHTKMIDLGNMGWATDISVFFFFF
- the MARCHF7 gene encoding E3 ubiquitin-protein ligase MARCH7 isoform X3 encodes the protein MESKPSRIPRRISVQPSSSLSTRMMSGSRGSSLNDTYHSGDSSFRLDSEYQSTSASASASPFQSAWYSESEITQGARSRSQNQQRDHDSKRPKLSCTNCTTSAGRNVGNGLNTLSDSSWRRSQVPRSSSVVLGSFGTDLMRERRDLERRTDSSISNLMDYSHRSGDFTTSSYVQDRVPSYSQGARPKENSMSTLQLNTSSTNHQLPSEHQTLLSSRDSRNSLRSNFSSRESESSQSSAQPGFSYSSSRDETPIISNSERVVSSQRPFQETSDNEGRRTTRRLLSRIASSMSSTFFSRRSTQDSLNTRSLNSENSYVSPRILTASQSRSNVPSTSEVPDNRASEASQGFRFLRRRWGLSSLSHNHSSESDSENFNQESEGRNTGPWLSSSLRNRCTPLFSRRRREGRDESSRISTSDTSSRSHIFRRESNEVVHLEAQNDPLGAAANRPQASAASSSATTGGSTSDSAQGGRNTGIAGILPGSLFRFAVPPALGSNLTDNVMITVDIIPSGWNSADGKSDKTKNAPSRDPERLQKIKESLLLEDSEEEEGDLCRICQMAAASSSNLLIEPCKCTGSLQYVHQECMKKWLQAKINSGSSLEAVTTCELCKEKLELNLEDFDIHELHRAHANEQAEYEFISSGLYLVVLLHLCEQSFSDMMGNTNEPSTRVRLQRMIPKKMETITGHLILPNFI
- the MARCHF7 gene encoding E3 ubiquitin-protein ligase MARCH7 isoform X5 — translated: MESKPSRIPRRISVQPSSSLSTRMMSGSRGSSLNDTYHSGDSSFRLDSEYQSTSASASASPFQSAWYSESEITQGARSRSQNQQRDHDSKRPKLSCTNCTTSAGRNVGNGLNTLSDVQDRVPSYSQGARPKENSMSTLQLNTSSTNHQLPSEHQTLLSSRDSRNSLRSNFSSRESESSQSSAQPGFSYSSSRDETPIISNSERVVSSQRPFQETSDNEGRRTTRRLLSRIASSMSSTFFSRRSTQDSLNTRSLNSENSYVSPRILTASQSRSNVPSTSEVPDNRASEASQGFRFLRRRWGLSSLSHNHSSESDSENFNQESEGRNTGPWLSSSLRNRCTPLFSRRRREGRDESSRISTSDTSSRSHIFRRESNEVVHLEAQNDPLGAAANRPQASAASSSATTGGSTSDSAQGGRNTGIAGILPGSLFRFAVPPALGSNLTDNVMITVDIIPSGWNSADGKSDKTKNAPSRDPERLQKIKESLLLEDSEEEEGDLCRICQMAAASSSNLLIEPCKCTGSLQYVHQECMKKWLQAKINSGSSLEAVTTCELCKEKLELNLEDFDIHELHRAHANEQAEYEFISSGLYLVVLLHLCEQSFSDMMGNTNEPSTRVRLQRMIPKKMETITGHLILPNFI
- the MARCHF7 gene encoding E3 ubiquitin-protein ligase MARCH7 isoform X2, producing the protein MESKPSRIPRRISVQPSSSLSTRMMSGSRGSSLNDTYHSGDSSFRLDSEYQSTSASASASPFQSAWYSESEITQGARSRSQNQQRDHDSKRPKLSCTNCTTSAGRNVGNGLNTLSDSSWRRSQVPRSSSVVLGSFGTDLMRERRDLERRTDSSISNLMDYSHRSGDFTTSSYVQDRVPSYSQGARPKENSMSTLQLNTSSTNHQLPSEHQTLLSSRDSRNSLRSNFSSRESESSQSSAQPGFSYSSSRDETPIISNSERVVSSQRPFQETSDNEGRRTTRRLLSRIASSMSSTFFSRRSTQDSLNTRSLNSENSYVSPRILTASQSRSNVPSTSEVPDNRASEASQGFRFLRRRWGLSSLSHNHSSESDSENFNQESEGRNTGPWLSSSLRNRCTPLFSRRRREGRDESSRISTSDTSSRSHIFRRESNEVVHLEAQNDPLGAAANRPQASAASSSATTGGSTSDSAQGGRNTGIAGILPGSLFRFAVPPALGSNLTDNVMITVDIIPSGWNSADGKSDKTKNAPSRDPERLQKIKESLLLEDSEEEEGDLCRICQMAAASSSNLLIEPCKCTGSLQYVHQECMKKWLQAKINSGSSLEAVTTCELCKEKLELNLEDFDIHELHRAHANEQAEYEFISSGLYLVVLLHLCEQSFSDMMGNTNEPSTRVRFINLARTLQAHMEDLETSEDDSEEDGDHNRTFDIA
- the MARCHF7 gene encoding E3 ubiquitin-protein ligase MARCH7 isoform X4 codes for the protein MESKPSRIPRRISVQPSSSLSTRMMSGSRGSSLNDTYHSGDSSFRLDSEYQSTSASASASPFQSAWYSESEITQGARSRSQNQQRDHDSKRPKLSCTNCTTSAGRNVGNGLNTLSDVQDRVPSYSQGARPKENSMSTLQLNTSSTNHQLPSEHQTLLSSRDSRNSLRSNFSSRESESSQSSAQPGFSYSSSRDETPIISNSERVVSSQRPFQETSDNEGRRTTRRLLSRIASSMSSTFFSRRSTQDSLNTRSLNSENSYVSPRILTASQSRSNVPSTSEVPDNRASEASQGFRFLRRRWGLSSLSHNHSSESDSENFNQESEGRNTGPWLSSSLRNRCTPLFSRRRREGRDESSRISTSDTSSRSHIFRRESNEVVHLEAQNDPLGAAANRPQASAASSSATTGGSTSDSAQGGRNTGIAGILPGSLFRFAVPPALGSNLTDNVMITVDIIPSGWNSADGKSDKTKNAPSRDPERLQKIKESLLLEDSEEEEGDLCRICQMAAASSSNLLIEPCKCTGSLQYVHQECMKKWLQAKINSGSSLEAVTTCELCKEKLELNLEDFDIHELHRAHANEQAEYEFISSGLYLVVLLHLCEQSFSDMMGNTNEPSTRVRFINLARTLQAHMEDLESRWNFPSPDLLNLLLQIKPKAKPKYIFCSAKLELIYRLNHTKMIDLGNMGWATDISVFFFFF